A region from the Hemiscyllium ocellatum isolate sHemOce1 chromosome 50 unlocalized genomic scaffold, sHemOce1.pat.X.cur. SUPER_50_unloc_3, whole genome shotgun sequence genome encodes:
- the LOC132808910 gene encoding SHC-transforming protein 1-like, giving the protein MEYVDMNRLGCGGGGGAGGAGGGGGGKKTRVEGGQLGGDEWTRHGSFVNKPTRGWLHPDDKVMGSGVSYLVRYMGCVEVLQSMRALDFNTRTQVTR; this is encoded by the exons GACATGAACCGTCTGGGCtgcggaggaggaggaggagcaggaggagcaggaggaggaggaggagggaagaAGACGCGAGTGGAGGGGGGCCAGCTCGGGGGTGACGAGTGGACACGCCATGGCAGCTTTGTGAACAAGCCAACTCGAGGCTGGCTCCACCCGGACGACAAGGTGATGGGATCCGGCGTCTCCTACCTCGTACGG TACATGGGCTGTGTGGAGGTCCTGCAGTCAATGCGAGCGCTGGACTTCAACACCCGGACGCAGGTCACCAGGTGA